The following proteins come from a genomic window of Heyndrickxia acidicola:
- the cls gene encoding cardiolipin synthase, translating into MTILVILLILLFLLNFVFSGTVIFLERRNIGATWAWLLVLLFIPVAGFIIYLIFGQNLSRRKIFEWKDQEKIGIKETIQSQVELLENNAFPFHDERTVRYKDLVYMLLINDGAVLSQDNDIEIFTDGKEKFRSLFEDIEQAKDHIHLVYYIIRNDDLGKRLVEILTRKAYEGVKVRVLYDDMGSKELPRKFFKSLTDAGGQVAAFFPAKIPMLNLRVNFRNHRKLAIMDGKIGYIGGFNIGDEYLGLVKKFGYWRDTHLKIKGKAVYAMQTRFILDWNQASDEEIHYEQRFFPEVQYMGDTDVQIVSSGPDSEWEQIKNGYLKMINSAKRYIYMQTPYFIPDDSVIDALKIACLSGVDVRIMIPNKPDHMFVYWATFSNIGMLLKSGAKVYIYENGFIHAKMLVVDGKIATVGTANIDVRSFRLNFEVNAFLYNQILAQKLEDIFIDDMLHSRELTFEAYRERPLNIRFKESISRLLSPIL; encoded by the coding sequence ATGACAATCCTTGTGATCTTATTAATACTTTTATTTCTTTTAAACTTTGTTTTCTCTGGAACGGTTATCTTTCTGGAGAGGCGAAATATTGGGGCGACATGGGCATGGCTCCTAGTCCTGCTGTTTATTCCTGTTGCCGGGTTCATCATTTATCTAATCTTTGGGCAGAATTTGTCCCGGCGAAAAATTTTCGAGTGGAAGGACCAGGAGAAGATTGGGATTAAAGAAACCATACAGTCTCAGGTTGAGCTGCTTGAAAACAATGCTTTTCCTTTTCATGATGAAAGAACAGTCCGCTACAAGGATTTAGTTTATATGCTGTTAATTAATGATGGTGCCGTGCTGTCACAGGATAATGATATCGAAATTTTTACAGACGGAAAAGAAAAATTCCGTTCCCTTTTTGAGGACATTGAGCAGGCAAAAGACCATATTCATTTAGTTTATTACATTATCCGCAATGATGACCTTGGGAAAAGGCTTGTTGAGATATTAACCAGGAAGGCCTATGAAGGGGTAAAAGTCCGCGTATTGTATGATGATATGGGCTCAAAGGAATTGCCCCGGAAATTTTTCAAAAGCTTAACGGATGCCGGCGGGCAGGTTGCAGCGTTTTTCCCTGCCAAGATTCCCATGCTTAATTTGAGGGTGAATTTCCGCAATCACCGCAAACTGGCCATCATGGACGGGAAAATTGGCTATATCGGCGGATTTAACATTGGAGACGAGTATCTGGGTCTTGTTAAAAAGTTCGGATACTGGCGTGATACCCATTTGAAAATTAAGGGGAAAGCAGTCTATGCGATGCAGACACGGTTTATCCTGGATTGGAATCAGGCTTCTGACGAGGAAATCCACTATGAGCAGCGCTTTTTCCCTGAGGTTCAGTATATGGGCGATACGGATGTCCAGATTGTCTCAAGCGGACCGGATTCAGAATGGGAACAAATTAAGAATGGCTATTTGAAAATGATCAATTCAGCCAAGCGGTATATCTACATGCAGACTCCTTATTTTATTCCGGACGACAGTGTCATTGATGCCCTGAAAATTGCCTGTCTTTCAGGAGTGGATGTCCGGATTATGATTCCCAATAAACCAGATCATATGTTTGTGTACTGGGCGACATTCTCCAATATTGGGATGCTTCTGAAATCAGGCGCTAAGGTGTACATTTATGAGAATGGCTTCATTCATGCAAAAATGCTGGTGGTAGACGGAAAAATTGCCACTGTCGGAACGGCAAACATTGATGTGCGGAGCTTCCGGTTGAATTTTGAAGTGAACGCCTTTTTGTATAACCAAATTCTGGCTCAAAAGCTTGAAGACATTTTTATTGATGATATGCTCCACTCAAGGGAGCTGACATTTGAGGCGTACCGTGAACGTCCGCTGAATATACGCTTTAAAGAATCTATTTCTCGTTTGCTTTCTCCTATTCTTTAG